The Streptomyces laurentii genome contains a region encoding:
- a CDS encoding PAS sensor protein (Domain present in phytochromes and cGMP-specific phosphodiesterases; smart00065;~PAS domain; PAS motifs appear in archaea, eubacteria and eukarya. Probably the most surprising identification of a PAS domain was that in EAG-like K+-channels. PAS domains have been found to bind ligands, and to act as sensors for light and oxygen in...; cd00130;~PAS domain; pfam13426;~PAS sensor protein [Streptomyces flavogriseus ATCC33331];~TIGRFAM: PAS sensor protein; PFAM: PAS fold domain protein; PAS fold-4 domain protein; GAF domain protein; KEGG: sgr:SGR_3074 hypothetical protein; SMART: PAS domain containing protein;~heme pocket [chemical binding];~identified by MetaGeneAnnotator; putative;~putative active site [active]), whose product MSTGSTRDTTGTASVPEVPGVDLLAALLDGMDAALCALDATGTVTHWNREAERILGWSAREAVGRHGFDGWAARSADAEEVLARLMCAMTVPGRQVHEFALLRKDGGRVLVRAQTTGVRGADGRPAGVYCAFGETHVQIDLERSLALGEGLLADAAWGVVLVDADLRPAVLNGHAARAFGAPRAALLGRPLGDLVGQGVDELESALLHVLASGSAPEPADVWVTLRGPHGERRRCWRCGFVRLASPFAEADDPVPLGAGWLFQDVTDARRATQDADRLTLRFARLHRACAAAAECEDPLRAAGALLDAVLTGYADHVLVDRATPDGRLVRILASPSGAAAPGPVAPVASGGIPTRYPAAHPALRVVAHPAPARAEAPGAAVPDTSASGAPRWAADHRWPADTMRALCLPLRAGGRTLGVLTFLRSGFRPPFCREDTAYAETVAAQVAARLAVPAAEQP is encoded by the coding sequence ATGAGTACTGGCTCTACACGCGACACGACCGGTACGGCGAGCGTCCCGGAGGTTCCGGGTGTCGATCTGCTCGCCGCCCTGCTCGACGGAATGGACGCCGCGCTCTGCGCGCTCGACGCCACCGGCACCGTCACCCACTGGAACCGCGAGGCCGAACGCATCCTCGGCTGGAGCGCCCGGGAGGCCGTCGGACGGCACGGGTTCGACGGCTGGGCGGCCCGCAGCGCCGACGCCGAGGAGGTCCTGGCCCGGCTGATGTGCGCGATGACGGTGCCGGGCCGGCAGGTCCACGAGTTCGCGCTGCTGCGCAAGGACGGCGGGCGGGTCCTCGTCCGCGCCCAGACGACCGGCGTGCGCGGCGCCGACGGGCGCCCGGCCGGGGTGTACTGCGCCTTCGGCGAGACCCACGTCCAGATCGACCTGGAACGCTCGCTCGCGCTCGGCGAGGGGCTGCTCGCGGACGCCGCCTGGGGCGTCGTCCTCGTCGACGCCGACCTGCGCCCCGCCGTGCTCAACGGTCACGCCGCGCGCGCGTTCGGCGCGCCCCGCGCCGCCCTGCTCGGCCGGCCCCTCGGCGACCTCGTCGGCCAGGGCGTCGACGAACTGGAGAGCGCCCTCCTGCACGTCCTCGCCTCCGGCAGCGCGCCCGAACCGGCCGACGTGTGGGTGACCCTGCGCGGCCCGCACGGTGAACGCCGCCGCTGCTGGCGCTGCGGGTTCGTCCGGCTCGCCTCTCCGTTCGCGGAGGCGGACGACCCCGTGCCGCTCGGCGCGGGCTGGCTCTTCCAGGACGTCACCGACGCCCGGCGGGCCACCCAGGACGCCGACCGGCTGACCCTGCGCTTCGCCCGGCTGCACCGCGCGTGCGCGGCGGCCGCCGAGTGCGAGGACCCGCTGCGGGCGGCCGGCGCGCTGCTCGACGCCGTCCTCACGGGGTACGCGGACCACGTCCTGGTCGACCGGGCCACCCCGGACGGGCGGCTCGTCCGGATCCTCGCGAGTCCCTCCGGCGCCGCCGCTCCCGGCCCGGTCGCGCCGGTCGCCTCCGGCGGCATCCCGACGCGCTACCCCGCCGCGCACCCCGCGCTGCGGGTGGTCGCCCACCCGGCCCCGGCCCGCGCCGAGGCACCCGGTGCCGCCGTGCCCGACACCTCCGCCTCCGGCGCCCCGCGCTGGGCCGCCGACCACCGCTGGCCGGCGGACACCATGCGGGCCCTGTGCCTGCCGCTGCGGGCCGGCGGCCGCACCCTCGGCGTCCTCACCTTCCTGCGGTCCGGTTTCCGGCCGCCCTTCTGCCGTGAGGACACGGCATATGCCGAGACGGTGGCGGCCCAGGTCGCGGCCCGGCTGGCGGTCCCGGCGGCGGAACAGCCGTGA
- a CDS encoding hypothetical protein (RpiR-like protein. RpiR contains a SIS (Sugar ISomerase) domain, which is foundin many phosphosugar isomerases and phosphosugar binding proteins. In E. coli, rpiR negatively regulates the expression of rpiB gene. Both rpiB and rpiA are ribose phosphate...; cd05013;~UPF0309 protein [Streptomyces pristinaespiralis ATCC25486];~hypothetical protein; Provisional;~identified by MetaGeneAnnotator; putative;~putative active site [active]), which yields MGESKLAGQFFDAAIGLLEKVRDEEAASVAAAGTAIAEAVVSGGRLFAFGAGHSSLAAQDVVYRAGGLALMNLLAVPGAVGVDVMPATLGSALERVDGLASAVLDSSPARAGDVLVIISLSGRNALPVEMAMNARALGLTVIGVTSVAYATETRSRHASGTYLKDHCDIVLDSKIAVGDAELTHEAVEAPFAPASTVVTSALMQAMTAAAVEELVARGIEPPLLRSGNVDGGHEWNGRVMTEYGDRVFYRH from the coding sequence ATGGGCGAGAGCAAGCTGGCCGGGCAGTTCTTCGACGCCGCCATCGGCCTGCTCGAGAAGGTACGGGACGAGGAGGCGGCGTCCGTCGCCGCCGCGGGCACCGCCATCGCCGAAGCCGTCGTGTCGGGCGGCCGGCTCTTCGCGTTCGGCGCGGGCCATTCGTCGCTGGCCGCGCAGGACGTGGTCTACCGGGCGGGCGGTCTGGCCCTGATGAACCTGCTGGCGGTGCCGGGCGCCGTCGGCGTCGACGTCATGCCAGCGACCCTCGGCTCGGCCCTGGAGCGGGTCGACGGCCTGGCGAGCGCGGTCCTCGACTCCTCCCCCGCGCGGGCCGGCGACGTCCTGGTGATCATCTCCCTGTCCGGGCGCAACGCCCTGCCGGTCGAGATGGCGATGAACGCACGCGCCCTGGGCCTCACCGTGATCGGGGTGACCTCGGTGGCGTACGCGACGGAGACCCGCTCCCGGCACGCCTCGGGCACGTACCTCAAGGACCACTGCGACATCGTCCTCGACTCCAAGATCGCGGTCGGGGACGCGGAGCTCACCCACGAGGCCGTCGAGGCGCCGTTCGCGCCCGCCTCGACGGTCGTCACCAGCGCCCTGATGCAGGCCATGACGGCCGCGGCCGTCGAGGAGCTGGTTGCGCGCGGCATCGAGCCGCCGCTGCTGCGCTCGGGGAACGTGGACGGCGGCCACGAGTGGAACGGCCGTGTGATGACGGAGTACGGGGACCGCGTCTTCTACCGTCACTGA
- a CDS encoding Mn-dependent transcriptional regulator (Helix-turn-helix diphteria tox regulatory element; smart00529;~Helix-turn-helix domains; cl00088;~Iron dependent repressor, metal binding and dimerisation domain; pfam02742;~Mn-dependent transcriptional regulator [Amycolatopsis mediterranei U32];~identified by MetaGeneAnnotator; putative), with protein MSGLIDTTEMYLRTILELEEEGVVPMRARIAERLDQSGPTVSQTVARMERDGLVAVASDRHLELTDEGRRLATRVMRKHRLAECLLVDVIGLEWEQVHAEACRWEHVMSEAVERRVLELLRHPTESPYGNPIPGLEELGERTEAESFLDESMVSLADLDAGDDGKTVIVRRIGEPIQTDAQLMYTLRRAGVQPGSVVSVTESPGVSWWAAAARPPSWTRRSRRTSSSPSAEAPPGSPSLRRRAAP; from the coding sequence ATGTCCGGACTGATCGACACCACCGAGATGTATCTCCGCACCATCCTGGAGCTGGAGGAGGAAGGTGTGGTCCCCATGCGTGCCCGGATCGCGGAGCGGCTGGACCAGAGCGGTCCGACCGTCAGCCAGACGGTGGCGCGCATGGAGCGGGACGGTCTGGTGGCCGTCGCCAGCGACCGGCATCTGGAGCTGACGGACGAGGGCCGCCGCCTGGCCACGCGCGTGATGCGCAAGCACCGCCTCGCCGAGTGCCTGCTCGTGGACGTGATCGGCCTGGAGTGGGAGCAGGTCCACGCCGAGGCGTGCCGCTGGGAGCACGTGATGAGCGAGGCCGTGGAGCGGCGCGTCCTGGAGCTGCTGCGGCACCCGACTGAGTCGCCGTACGGCAACCCGATCCCGGGCCTGGAGGAGCTGGGCGAGCGGACCGAGGCGGAGTCCTTCCTGGACGAGTCGATGGTGTCGCTCGCGGACCTGGACGCCGGCGACGACGGCAAGACGGTGATCGTGCGGCGGATCGGCGAGCCGATCCAGACGGACGCCCAGCTGATGTACACGCTGCGGCGGGCGGGCGTGCAGCCCGGCTCCGTGGTGTCCGTGACGGAGTCGCCGGGGGTGTCCTGGTGGGCAGCAGCGGCGAGGCCGCCGAGCTGGACGCGGAGATCGCGGCGCACGTCTTCGTCGCCAAGCGCTGAGGCGCCGCCCGGCTCCCCGAGCCTGAGGCGCCGCGCGGCCCCCTGA
- a CDS encoding hydrolase (Novel bacterial esterase that cleaves esters on halogenated cyclic compounds; cl17303;~alpha/beta hydrolase fold; pfam00561;~hydrolase [Streptomyces venezuelae ATCC10712];~identified by MetaGeneAnnotator; putative) produces MSRSVMRRLDVKGADGVRLAAWDFTEPTAPDSGPGVLLLHGLMGSASHWAPAAAWLAPRHRTIALDQRGHGASEKPAGPYTCEAYVADAAAVVEDLGIGPVTLVGHSMGALTAWRLAAERPDLVRALVICDMRPSALGVASQREWQDWFHHWPVPFPTLDAVHRWFGEDDPWVERPRPARGAFFAEVMAEHADGWRPVFDTGQMLTSREIWAREAHWDSLARVGCPTLVVRGLDGELGRAEAQEMVRVLPRGAYAEIPDAGHLLHYEHADAWREAVEPFLNGVLAV; encoded by the coding sequence GTGTCGAGGAGCGTGATGCGACGACTCGACGTCAAGGGAGCCGACGGCGTACGCCTGGCGGCCTGGGATTTCACGGAACCGACCGCACCCGACAGCGGGCCCGGCGTCCTGCTGCTGCACGGTCTGATGGGCAGTGCCTCCCACTGGGCCCCGGCCGCCGCGTGGCTGGCCCCGCGGCACCGCACGATCGCCCTGGACCAGCGCGGCCACGGCGCCAGCGAGAAGCCGGCCGGCCCGTACACCTGCGAGGCGTACGTGGCGGACGCGGCCGCCGTCGTCGAGGACCTCGGCATCGGCCCGGTGACCCTGGTCGGCCACTCCATGGGCGCGCTCACCGCCTGGCGGCTGGCCGCCGAGCGCCCCGACCTGGTCCGCGCGCTGGTCATCTGCGACATGCGGCCCTCCGCGCTCGGCGTGGCCTCGCAGCGCGAGTGGCAGGACTGGTTCCACCACTGGCCGGTGCCGTTCCCGACGCTCGACGCCGTGCACCGCTGGTTCGGCGAGGACGACCCCTGGGTGGAGCGCCCGCGGCCGGCCCGGGGCGCGTTCTTCGCCGAGGTGATGGCCGAGCACGCGGACGGCTGGCGGCCGGTCTTCGACACGGGCCAGATGCTCACGTCCCGGGAGATCTGGGCCCGCGAGGCGCACTGGGACTCGCTGGCCCGGGTCGGCTGCCCCACCCTCGTCGTCCGCGGCCTCGACGGCGAACTCGGCCGGGCCGAGGCCCAGGAGATGGTCCGGGTGCTGCCCCGGGGCGCGTACGCGGAGATCCCCGACGCGGGCCACCTGCTGCACTACGAGCACGCCGACGCCTGGCGCGAGGCCGTCGAGCCGTTCCTGAACGGCGTCCTCGCCGTCTGA
- a CDS encoding hypothetical protein (identified by MetaGeneAnnotator; putative;~sequence version:1) produces MLRAMTTDSRSGGSGGGTDGGTGGGHGRGALTALHLFLVWAAMTAAVPMLGFGVVAAAWSGGAAPVFAVAVPLTLALLVLAGLPARTVVPMCGSRSGLVGWAALVFALGTIGILAGLAAYTGDVDLGSAGTRIALTGVPYAVAAAFFVPGRWVRPAALAVLAAAVAYGGFVGPARAERQQDEAELARYREHKELLFLGDAPAGMRVSRAQVGPTDFTVEYRPVRESYVSGYAGLAVRRVFTPELRCPEPVKDRTCAVGADGVMKLVDEFPDGARKVTLARRIGNVEVTVGDGTADEPLLRRLLATLHSLSDAELEKLRQEKVITLR; encoded by the coding sequence ATGCTCCGCGCCATGACGACCGACAGCAGAAGCGGCGGAAGTGGCGGCGGAACCGACGGCGGAACCGGTGGCGGACACGGCAGGGGCGCGCTGACGGCCCTGCATCTCTTCCTGGTCTGGGCGGCGATGACGGCCGCGGTGCCGATGCTCGGCTTCGGCGTGGTGGCGGCGGCCTGGAGCGGCGGGGCGGCACCGGTCTTCGCCGTGGCCGTGCCGCTGACGCTGGCTCTGCTGGTCCTGGCGGGCCTGCCGGCCAGGACCGTGGTGCCGATGTGCGGTTCCCGGTCGGGGCTGGTCGGCTGGGCCGCCCTGGTCTTCGCCCTCGGCACGATCGGCATCCTGGCGGGTCTGGCGGCCTACACCGGGGACGTCGACCTGGGGAGCGCCGGCACCCGGATCGCCCTGACCGGGGTGCCGTACGCCGTGGCCGCCGCGTTCTTCGTACCGGGCCGGTGGGTCCGGCCGGCCGCGCTCGCCGTCCTGGCCGCCGCGGTGGCGTACGGGGGTTTCGTCGGCCCGGCGCGCGCCGAGCGGCAGCAGGACGAGGCCGAGCTCGCGCGGTACCGGGAGCACAAGGAGCTGCTGTTTCTGGGCGACGCGCCGGCGGGCATGCGGGTGTCCCGTGCCCAGGTCGGCCCCACCGACTTCACCGTTGAGTACCGGCCCGTCCGGGAGAGCTACGTGTCGGGGTACGCGGGCCTCGCGGTGCGCCGGGTGTTCACGCCGGAACTCCGCTGCCCGGAGCCGGTCAAGGACAGGACCTGCGCGGTGGGCGCGGACGGCGTGATGAAGCTGGTCGACGAGTTCCCGGACGGCGCCCGCAAGGTCACCCTCGCGCGCCGCATCGGGAACGTGGAGGTCACGGTCGGCGACGGGACCGCGGACGAACCCCTGCTGCGCCGTCTCCTGGCCACACTGCACTCGCTGTCGGACGCGGAGCTGGAGAAGCTGAGGCAGGAGAAGGTGATCACCTTGCGCTGA
- a CDS encoding integral membrane transport protein (identified by MetaGeneAnnotator; putative;~integral membrane transport protein [Streptomyces roseosporus NRRL15998]) — MTTATPPAPAPTPASSPAPAAKVPSLTSVFVRLKLSILKNGLKQSGGRMAAYISSIAFATLFAVGMLFAFLGLRGSADAGTVTVLLVGVLALGWTVMPLFVPSGDETLDPSRLVMLPLRPRPLTRALLVASLVGVGPALTLVLTLGAALAVARGAAAAVVAVLAVPLVLVGCVALSRAVAAANIRLLTSRKGRDLALLSGLMIAVGMQFVNLGAQRLSEAGGLATLRPAAEVVGWLPPASAVSAIDAAGDGDYAVAAVKLLISAAALAGLVAWWQRSLVRLMTEPDGSTIGASGGGGAKAEDTPAGAGRLGRMLPDGRAGAVMERSLRYIWRDPKTKASWVTSLAVGLIVPVVNTVQGNGSLYWACFATSMLGMQMFNQFGQDTSAFWMVAQTIATKADAYAELRARAMALLAITLPYTLLVFVATAAILGEWNGFAQVLGAALAILGAMVGLGAVASAYFPYSIPQDSAYKNVAPGQGGLAWMSIFGSMFAAAALCSPVLVPAILMDDSDAVTSMGLLLGGLLYGALLIWGGLKLAAPRVAKRLPEILAAVSKG; from the coding sequence ATGACCACCGCCACTCCCCCCGCGCCGGCCCCCACGCCGGCGTCCTCCCCGGCGCCCGCCGCCAAGGTGCCGTCGCTGACCTCGGTCTTCGTCCGGCTCAAGCTGTCGATCCTGAAGAACGGGCTGAAGCAGTCGGGCGGCCGCATGGCCGCGTACATCTCCTCGATCGCCTTCGCCACGCTCTTCGCCGTCGGCATGCTGTTCGCCTTCCTCGGACTGCGCGGCAGCGCGGACGCGGGCACGGTGACGGTGCTGCTCGTCGGCGTGCTCGCGCTCGGCTGGACGGTCATGCCGCTGTTCGTCCCCAGCGGTGACGAGACGCTGGACCCCTCGCGTCTGGTGATGCTGCCGCTGCGGCCCCGGCCGCTGACGCGGGCTCTGCTCGTGGCCTCGCTGGTCGGCGTCGGCCCGGCGCTCACGCTGGTCCTGACGCTGGGCGCGGCCCTCGCCGTGGCCCGGGGCGCGGCCGCGGCGGTCGTCGCCGTGCTGGCCGTACCGCTGGTCCTTGTCGGGTGCGTGGCGCTGTCCCGCGCGGTCGCCGCCGCGAACATCCGGCTCCTCACCTCGCGCAAGGGGCGCGACCTGGCCCTGCTGTCCGGCCTGATGATCGCGGTCGGCATGCAGTTCGTGAACCTGGGCGCGCAGCGGCTCAGCGAGGCGGGCGGGCTCGCCACGCTGCGGCCGGCCGCCGAGGTGGTGGGCTGGCTGCCGCCGGCCTCCGCCGTCTCCGCGATCGACGCGGCGGGCGACGGGGACTACGCCGTCGCCGCCGTGAAGCTGCTGATCTCCGCCGCCGCGCTGGCCGGGCTCGTCGCCTGGTGGCAGCGCAGCCTGGTACGCCTGATGACCGAGCCGGACGGTTCGACGATCGGCGCGTCCGGGGGCGGCGGCGCGAAGGCCGAGGACACGCCGGCCGGCGCGGGCCGGCTCGGCCGGATGCTGCCGGACGGGCGCGCGGGCGCCGTCATGGAGCGCAGCCTGCGCTACATCTGGCGCGACCCGAAGACGAAGGCGTCGTGGGTGACCTCGCTCGCCGTCGGCCTGATCGTCCCGGTGGTCAACACCGTGCAGGGCAACGGCTCGCTGTACTGGGCGTGCTTCGCCACGAGCATGCTCGGCATGCAGATGTTCAACCAGTTCGGCCAGGACACCTCGGCGTTCTGGATGGTGGCGCAGACCATCGCCACCAAGGCCGACGCCTACGCCGAGCTGCGGGCGCGGGCCATGGCGCTGCTGGCCATCACGCTGCCGTACACGCTGTTGGTGTTCGTGGCGACGGCGGCGATCCTCGGCGAGTGGAACGGCTTCGCGCAGGTCCTCGGCGCGGCGCTGGCGATCCTCGGCGCGATGGTGGGTCTCGGCGCGGTGGCGTCGGCGTACTTCCCGTACTCCATCCCGCAGGACAGCGCCTACAAGAACGTGGCGCCGGGGCAGGGCGGACTCGCCTGGATGTCCATCTTCGGCAGCATGTTCGCGGCGGCGGCGCTGTGCTCGCCGGTGCTCGTGCCGGCGATCCTGATGGACGACTCGGACGCCGTCACGAGCATGGGGCTGCTGCTCGGCGGCCTGCTGTACGGGGCGCTGCTGATCTGGGGCGGTCTGAAGCTGGCGGCCCCGCGGGTCGCGAAGCGGCTGCCGGAGATCCTGGCAGCGGTCAGCAAGGGCTGA
- a CDS encoding ABC transporter ATP-binding protein (ABC transporter ATP-binding protein [Streptomyces cattleya NRRL 8057 = DSM46488];~ABC transporter signature motif;~ABC-type Na+ transport system, ATPase component [Energyproduction and conversion / Inorganic ion transport andmetabolism]; COG4555;~ATP binding site [chemical binding];~ATP-binding cassette domain of the drug resistance transporter and related proteins, subfamily A; cd03230;~D-loop;~H-loop/switch region;~Q-loop/lid;~Walker A/P-loop;~Walker B;~identified by MetaGeneAnnotator; putative) yields the protein MVPDQAYDGALGTEGGAPQDGGTPAVRVEGLWKRFGQQIAVNGIDLVLPAGKFIGLVGPNGAGKTTTLSMITGLLRPDAGRIRVAGHDVWADPESVAQVKTRIGVLPEGLRMFERLSGRELLAYSGRLRGLPGAEVDKRATQLLEVLDLAGSQHKLVVDYSTGMRKKIGLAAALLHNPEVLFLDEPFEGVDPVSAQIIRGVLERYTHSGATVVFSSHVMELVESLCDWVAVMAAGQIRAQGPLERVRGSAPSLQAAFLELVGANGRDSGESLDWLGGPAR from the coding sequence ATGGTGCCTGACCAGGCATATGACGGGGCGTTGGGTACGGAGGGTGGTGCGCCGCAGGACGGCGGCACTCCCGCCGTGCGTGTCGAGGGGCTGTGGAAGAGATTCGGCCAGCAAATCGCGGTGAACGGGATCGATCTGGTCCTGCCCGCGGGCAAGTTCATCGGTCTGGTCGGCCCGAACGGAGCGGGCAAGACCACCACGCTCTCGATGATCACGGGCCTGCTGCGGCCCGACGCGGGACGCATCCGGGTGGCGGGGCACGACGTATGGGCCGATCCCGAGTCGGTCGCCCAGGTCAAGACGCGGATCGGCGTCCTGCCGGAGGGGCTGCGGATGTTCGAGCGGCTCTCGGGCCGTGAGCTCCTCGCGTACAGCGGCCGGCTGCGCGGGCTGCCCGGCGCCGAGGTCGACAAGCGCGCCACCCAGCTGCTGGAGGTCCTCGACCTCGCGGGCTCGCAGCACAAGCTGGTCGTGGACTACTCGACCGGTATGCGCAAGAAGATCGGCCTGGCCGCCGCACTGCTGCACAACCCCGAAGTCCTGTTCCTCGACGAGCCGTTCGAGGGCGTCGACCCGGTGTCCGCGCAGATCATCCGCGGCGTCCTGGAGCGCTACACCCACTCCGGCGCCACCGTCGTCTTCTCCAGCCACGTCATGGAGCTGGTGGAGTCGCTGTGCGACTGGGTCGCGGTCATGGCGGCCGGGCAGATCCGCGCGCAGGGCCCGCTGGAGCGGGTGCGCGGCTCGGCGCCGTCGCTCCAGGCCGCGTTCCTGGAACTGGTCGGCGCCAACGGGCGGGACAGCGGCGAGTCGCTGGACTGGCTGGGCGGTCCGGCCCGATGA
- a CDS encoding bifunctional DNA primase/polymerase (Bifunctional DNA primase/polymerase [Streptomyces fulvissimus DSM40593];~Bifunctional DNA primase/polymerase, N-terminal; smart00943;~UniProt-pubmed:11572948; UniProt-pubmed:20624727; UniProt-pubmed:21463507; UniProt-pubmed:18375553; UniProt-pubmed:20581206; UniProt-pubmed:12000953; UniProt-pubmed:20064060; UniProt-pubmed:21551298;~identified by MetaGeneAnnotator; putative;~nucleotide binding site [chemical binding]), which produces MEETIGVTKSAQIPKERRESLLDNAVRYAEERHWDVFPGTWLEAVPGGRVRCSCDGDACRMPGAHPVRPDWSTQATGSAGGARRLWSKHPAASVLLPTGRTFDAIEVSETAGLLALARMERMDMMLGPVTHTPDRRMYFFVLPGSACKMPDLVRSLGWMPSVLGLSGYGEGRYVVAPPTRVGGYGVVQWARKPTPANRWLPDVESLIGPLAYARGREMADARDQDEEQARRGDRIERAGRTYATERAERAERRERAERREHAERRDHLERRERMERVERRDRAERMERADAVAKRPGPPGPPDRPRLPQRPGPTTKHTGSAAHS; this is translated from the coding sequence GTGGAAGAGACCATCGGAGTCACGAAATCCGCACAGATCCCCAAGGAACGACGAGAGTCGCTTCTGGACAACGCCGTGCGGTACGCGGAAGAGCGGCACTGGGACGTGTTCCCGGGGACCTGGCTGGAGGCCGTGCCGGGCGGCCGCGTGCGCTGTTCCTGCGACGGGGACGCCTGTCGGATGCCCGGCGCCCACCCCGTCAGGCCCGACTGGTCGACCCAGGCCACGGGCAGTGCCGGCGGTGCGCGCCGGCTGTGGTCGAAGCATCCGGCCGCGTCCGTCCTGCTGCCCACGGGCCGTACGTTCGACGCGATCGAGGTCTCCGAGACGGCCGGCCTCCTGGCGCTGGCCCGGATGGAGCGGATGGACATGATGCTGGGCCCGGTGACCCACACGCCGGACCGCCGCATGTACTTCTTCGTCCTGCCCGGCTCCGCCTGCAAGATGCCGGACCTGGTGCGCAGTCTGGGCTGGATGCCGTCCGTGCTCGGTCTCTCCGGGTACGGCGAGGGGCGGTACGTGGTCGCGCCGCCCACCCGGGTCGGCGGCTACGGCGTCGTGCAGTGGGCGCGCAAGCCGACCCCGGCGAACCGCTGGCTGCCGGACGTCGAGTCGCTGATCGGCCCGCTCGCGTACGCGCGCGGCCGGGAGATGGCGGACGCGCGGGACCAGGACGAGGAGCAGGCGCGGCGCGGGGACCGGATCGAGCGGGCCGGCCGTACGTACGCCACGGAGCGCGCCGAACGCGCCGAACGCAGGGAGCGGGCCGAGCGCCGTGAGCACGCCGAGCGCCGCGACCACCTGGAACGCCGCGAGCGGATGGAGCGCGTGGAGCGCCGGGACCGCGCGGAGCGGATGGAACGCGCCGACGCCGTCGCGAAGCGCCCGGGACCGCCGGGCCCCCCGGACCGCCCCCGGCTGCCGCAGCGCCCCGGCCCCACCACGAAGCACACCGGATCCGCCGCGCATTCTTAA
- a CDS encoding dihydrolipoamide acetyltransferase component of pyruvate dehydrogenase complex (identified by MetaGeneAnnotator; putative;~sequence version:1) has translation MKTKVTDRIDERDRRARPETCLAWRARQDRPERPARPDRTPLERPDRTPLERPGRPEPNAGLRG, from the coding sequence ATGAAGACCAAGGTGACCGACCGGATCGACGAACGCGACCGACGGGCCCGACCGGAGACCTGCCTCGCGTGGCGGGCCCGCCAGGACCGGCCGGAGCGACCGGCCCGGCCGGACCGGACACCGTTGGAACGACCGGACCGTACACCGCTGGAACGACCGGGCAGGCCCGAACCGAACGCCGGCCTCAGGGGGTAA